One genomic segment of Terrihabitans soli includes these proteins:
- a CDS encoding GNAT family N-acetyltransferase, protein MSASPSILLPSALRPLSGLSGSGLPAPDFPEVDLPDPLGRIGDLELRLAKKPKDVKKAQKLRYKVFFEEMSAQPNVMARLARRDVDIFDQVCDHLLVRDATPRPGFLKKRTVGTYRLLRQDVAERNFGFYTQGEFDIQPLIARHAHLNFLELGRSCVLAPWRDRRTVELLWHGIWAYVLAHKADVMLGCASLEGSDPAEHQLALSYLHHFHRAPEAWRAEALPERRADIALLDKDQIDPKRALRALPPLIKGYLRLGAMIGDGAVTDRQFGTTDILIVLPRAFINPRYIQYYGAEATRHAA, encoded by the coding sequence ATGAGCGCTTCTCCTTCGATTCTCCTTCCCTCCGCCCTCCGGCCCCTTTCAGGTCTTTCAGGTTCCGGCCTTCCGGCCCCAGACTTTCCCGAGGTCGATCTGCCCGACCCGCTCGGCCGGATCGGCGATCTGGAACTGCGACTCGCCAAGAAGCCCAAGGATGTGAAGAAGGCGCAGAAGCTGCGCTACAAAGTGTTCTTCGAGGAAATGTCGGCGCAGCCGAACGTCATGGCGCGCCTTGCCCGCCGCGACGTCGATATTTTCGATCAGGTCTGCGACCATCTTCTCGTCCGCGATGCGACGCCCCGTCCGGGTTTTCTGAAAAAGCGCACCGTCGGCACCTATCGCCTGCTGCGGCAGGATGTGGCGGAGCGGAATTTCGGCTTCTACACGCAGGGCGAATTCGACATCCAGCCGCTGATCGCGCGGCATGCGCATCTGAATTTCCTCGAACTCGGCCGCTCCTGCGTGCTCGCGCCCTGGCGCGACCGGCGCACCGTCGAACTGCTCTGGCACGGCATCTGGGCCTATGTGCTGGCCCATAAGGCCGATGTGATGCTGGGCTGCGCCAGCCTTGAGGGCTCCGACCCGGCCGAGCATCAGCTGGCCTTGAGCTATCTGCACCACTTCCACCGCGCGCCCGAAGCCTGGCGGGCCGAGGCCCTGCCCGAGCGGCGCGCCGATATCGCTTTGCTCGACAAGGATCAGATCGACCCCAAACGGGCGCTGCGCGCTCTGCCGCCCCTCATCAAAGGCTATCTGCGCCTTGGGGCTATGATCGGCGACGGGGCGGTGACCGACCGCCAGTTCGGCACGACCGATATCCTGATCGTTCTGCCGCGCGCCTTCATCAACCCGCGCTACATCCAGTATTACGGCGCCGAGGCAACCCGCCACGCGGCCTGA
- the mutS gene encoding DNA mismatch repair protein MutS yields MNAREEIPSIETGSGDSRVTPMMEQYLEIKTANPDCLLFYRMGDFYELFFEDAEQASRALGIMLTKRGKHQGQDIPMCGVPVERADDYLQRLISKGFRVAVCEQIEDPAEAKKRGGKSVVKRDVVRLVTPGTLTEDALLDPRRANRLIALARVMAGEDTIVFGLAALDISTGTFTVSETTRAGLAAAIARLDPAEIVVPEALLSEPDLAALLKETGRPLAPVGRDISDAASAERRLSEAFGVSTIAGFGALSRAEVCAGATGVSYIVRTQRGAHPPLAAPQRAGQSDFLDIDAATRANLELTRTMSGERVGSLLDAIDRTVTAAGGRLLSERLASPLTDPDAINRRLDSVETFTADAALRRDICMALRRAPDLARAVQRLAFNRGGPRDLAGVRDALIAARAIAERLGQSERGAEIASASTALAAPDPALAAQFSEALAEELPVRASDGGFVRPGFDAALDEQRQLRDESRRVIAQLQQRYAEETGHKTLRIKHTNFLGFFVEVPAAAGEELRVAPWNATFVHRQTLQGAMRFSTVELGDLESRIAAAADRALALEMAVFTRLSDLVASAGAVLQSVAQALAVLDVASAFAQLAAEQTYMRPEVDLSLAFDIKGGRHPVVEQALVSEPFIANHCDLSPASEPEAGRIYLITGPNMGGKSTFLRQNALIAILAQAGSFVPAASARLGVVDRLFSRVGAADDLARGRSTFMVEMVETAAILNQASRRSLVILDEIGRGTSTFDGLSIAWAAIEHLHEKNSCRSLFATHFHELTQLSKRLGRLHNATLKVAEHKGDVVFLHEVVPGTADRSYGIQVAKLAGLPPAVVDRAGAILAELESRDRARPKQAIADDLPLFSIAPRPAPVAAPPDPALLALDAIDPDELTPRAAQEALYRLKALRKS; encoded by the coding sequence ATGAACGCGCGGGAAGAGATTCCATCCATTGAGACCGGCAGCGGCGACAGCCGCGTCACGCCGATGATGGAGCAATACCTCGAGATCAAAACGGCCAATCCGGATTGCCTCCTCTTTTACCGGATGGGCGATTTCTACGAGCTGTTTTTTGAGGACGCCGAACAGGCGAGCCGCGCGCTCGGCATCATGCTGACCAAGCGCGGCAAGCATCAGGGCCAGGACATCCCGATGTGCGGCGTGCCGGTCGAGCGCGCCGACGATTATCTGCAGCGTCTGATCTCGAAGGGTTTCCGCGTCGCCGTCTGCGAACAGATCGAAGATCCGGCGGAAGCGAAAAAGCGCGGCGGCAAATCCGTTGTGAAGCGGGACGTTGTGCGGCTTGTGACGCCCGGCACGCTGACCGAAGACGCGCTGCTCGATCCCAGGCGCGCCAACCGTCTCATCGCGCTCGCGCGCGTGATGGCCGGCGAAGACACTATCGTGTTCGGCCTTGCAGCCCTCGACATCTCGACCGGCACGTTCACCGTCTCCGAGACGACGCGCGCAGGCCTGGCGGCGGCGATCGCACGGCTCGACCCGGCGGAGATCGTTGTGCCGGAAGCTTTGCTGTCCGAGCCCGACCTTGCGGCGCTCTTGAAAGAGACGGGACGACCGCTGGCCCCCGTCGGCCGCGATATTTCCGATGCGGCGAGCGCCGAGCGGCGTCTGTCCGAAGCCTTCGGCGTATCGACCATTGCCGGCTTCGGTGCGCTCAGCCGCGCGGAAGTCTGCGCGGGGGCGACGGGCGTCTCCTATATTGTACGCACGCAGCGCGGCGCCCATCCGCCGCTCGCCGCCCCGCAGCGGGCCGGGCAGAGCGATTTCCTTGATATCGATGCCGCAACGCGCGCCAATCTCGAACTGACGCGGACCATGTCCGGCGAGCGCGTGGGGTCGCTGCTCGATGCCATCGACCGAACCGTCACCGCTGCGGGCGGGCGGCTTCTCAGCGAACGGCTCGCAAGCCCGCTGACCGATCCCGACGCCATCAACCGCCGTCTCGACAGCGTCGAGACATTCACGGCGGATGCCGCGCTGCGGCGCGATATCTGCATGGCCCTCCGCCGTGCGCCCGATCTTGCGCGCGCCGTGCAGCGCCTTGCCTTCAACCGCGGCGGACCGCGCGATCTTGCCGGCGTGCGCGATGCCCTGATCGCGGCGCGCGCCATTGCCGAACGCCTCGGCCAGAGCGAACGCGGCGCGGAGATTGCGTCTGCGAGCACAGCGCTTGCCGCGCCCGACCCCGCGCTTGCGGCGCAGTTCAGCGAGGCGCTTGCCGAAGAACTGCCGGTGCGCGCCTCGGACGGCGGCTTTGTGCGTCCGGGCTTCGATGCCGCGCTCGATGAGCAGCGCCAGCTGCGCGATGAGAGCCGCCGCGTTATCGCGCAATTGCAGCAGCGCTATGCGGAGGAAACCGGCCACAAGACGCTGCGAATCAAGCACACGAACTTTCTCGGCTTTTTTGTCGAGGTTCCGGCCGCGGCCGGCGAAGAGCTGCGCGTTGCACCGTGGAACGCGACCTTCGTGCACCGCCAGACGCTGCAGGGCGCGATGCGCTTCTCGACCGTCGAACTCGGCGATCTTGAAAGCCGCATCGCGGCAGCCGCCGACCGGGCGCTGGCGCTTGAAATGGCCGTCTTTACGCGCCTCTCCGATCTTGTCGCGTCTGCGGGCGCTGTCCTGCAATCGGTCGCGCAAGCGCTGGCCGTGCTCGATGTCGCGAGCGCCTTTGCGCAGCTTGCCGCCGAACAGACTTATATGCGCCCCGAGGTCGACCTGTCGCTCGCCTTCGACATCAAAGGCGGACGCCACCCGGTCGTCGAACAGGCGCTCGTCTCCGAACCTTTCATCGCCAATCATTGCGATCTGTCGCCGGCGAGCGAACCAGAAGCCGGGCGCATCTACCTCATCACCGGCCCGAATATGGGCGGTAAATCGACCTTTCTGCGCCAGAACGCGCTGATCGCCATTCTGGCGCAGGCGGGAAGTTTCGTGCCGGCGGCATCGGCCAGGCTCGGCGTCGTCGACCGCCTGTTCAGCCGCGTCGGCGCCGCCGACGATCTGGCCCGCGGCCGATCCACTTTTATGGTCGAGATGGTCGAGACGGCGGCGATCCTCAATCAGGCGAGCCGCCGCTCGCTCGTCATCCTCGACGAGATCGGCCGCGGCACCTCGACCTTCGACGGCCTGTCGATCGCCTGGGCGGCGATCGAGCATCTGCACGAGAAAAATTCCTGCCGCTCGCTCTTTGCGACGCATTTCCACGAACTGACCCAGCTGTCGAAGCGGCTCGGCCGCCTCCACAATGCGACGCTGAAAGTCGCCGAGCACAAAGGCGATGTCGTCTTCCTGCACGAGGTCGTGCCCGGCACCGCCGACCGCTCCTACGGCATTCAGGTGGCAAAGCTCGCCGGCCTGCCGCCCGCCGTGGTCGATCGCGCCGGGGCGATCCTTGCCGAGCTCGAAAGCCGCGACCGCGCCCGCCCGAAACAGGCCATCGCTGACGATCTGCCGCTGTTCTCC